One Rhinolophus ferrumequinum isolate MPI-CBG mRhiFer1 chromosome 10, mRhiFer1_v1.p, whole genome shotgun sequence genomic window, accatttattgaagagattgtcctttcctcattgtatatttCTGGCTCCTTGGtggtaaattaattgaccatataggcaagGGTTTGTttctggctctctattctgtcccattgatctgcatgtctatttttatgccaataccatactgttttgatagCGATAGcattgtaatatagtttgaaatcaggtagtgtgatgcctccagctttgttcttttttctcaagatttctttggctattttgggtcttttgtgattccacataaattttaggattatttgttctcgTTCTGTGtaaaatgctattggtattttgatagggattgcactaaATTTGTTTATTGCTTTGATAGTATgaactttttaataatattcttccaatccatgagcatggaatatctttccatttatttgtgtctctttcaatttctttcatcagtgtcctatagttttcagtgtacaaatttttcacttccttgggtgagtctttagggttttatacaatgtgtgacaattaagtttgcaaacttgttgcaataatgttgctaaccttttttgatatcagagggattgttccttatgaatttgtaccaactggacaaacaattaaccaagtttactatttggaagtgctgaaaaggctgtgtgaaaaagttaagacaacctgatctttttgccaacagttcatggctcttgcatcatgacaatgcaccagctcacacggcactgtctgtgagggagtttttagccagtaaacaaataactgtattggaacaccctccctactcatttgatctggcccccagtgacttctttctttacgcgaggataaaggaaatattgaaaggaagacattttgatgacattcaggacatcaagggtaatatgaggacactttgatggccattccagaaaaagagttccaaaattgctttgaagggtggactaggcactggcatcggtgcatagcttcccaaggggagtacttcgaaggtgaccatggtgataatcagcagtgaggtatgtagcactttttctaggatgagtttgtgaacttaattgtcagacctgtgtgtgtgtgtataaaaatctTGTCCTCTGCAAAtagtgagttttacttctttcccatttaaatgacttttgtttcttcttacgTAAGTGCTCTGGCTAGGACATTtgatactatgttgaataaaagtgacaGGAGTGGACAACTTTGTCTTGTTTCtgttcttagaggaaaagcttttagcttttcaccatttagtatgatgttagcCATAGCTTCTCAAatgtgacctttattatgttgaggtacgttCTCTCTATAACCACttgctgagatttttctttttaaatataagtagatgttgaatttcaaaattgtatttctaatGGGTCTCTTTTTTCAGCAGGCATATGGCTATGGTCCATACAATGGTGCATACCCACCAGGAACTCAAGTTGTCTATGCTGCGAATGGGCAggcttatgctgtaccctaccgGTACCCATATGTAGGTAAGCCATGCCATCCTTCCATtccttgtttctctttgtttacaGCACAGATCCATACAGCCTGGaggatttttatttctcagtttaaGGATAAGTGAGCTATGCTTTCTGGTTATAGACTGCAGATTACTCTGCtactatgcttttttttaaagcattatgtATTTTCACACTGCTTTACAAATCTAGAGTAGTAggcttgatttttaaaacttcactaTTGTATCCAGATTTGTTCCCAAGAAGAGAGTTTGAACATACTGGAGTTTACTTACATTATGAAGCAGCCAAACTAACAGGCCCATTTTAAGGGATAAGAAGTattctttctcctatttttttccttctggtaacaTCCttcaaaaattatcattattgaggtgacatttcaATTTACAAGTAAAGTCGAGGCCTGGAGGGGCTTATATTATTCAGGACTTTTGCTGtgcttcttttgatttttcaccTCACTTGAAACAAATTGTAGGTTTGAGTGAATGGCCTATGTTGAGAGCATCAAGCTTCAGATGTCCCCTGGGCAGGGTGGAGATAGAGGCGAACGTTCGTCCTGGACTGGAGCCTTCAACTAGCATTGACTATGAAGAATTCTGCCTtgcttgacttttttttcatgtCAAATTGAAAACCAGTAATATAATGatgtgaaaaaatgaattatttatccATTGGCTGAGCCTAGCACAGGCATCTTTGTTTGAATTGCTTTTcccatataaaataaatttttcatctttataatcttatatttttggcatttttttctaattttatatattttatccagAGTGCTACATAATCTtcataagtatttttaatgatttaatattatATCGGGTGATACATGATTAGTTAAGTCTTCAAGTATTGGctgcttattcttttcctttttggctATTGTAGGTATTGCTTGGCCATCtctagtcattttctttttcattcctgttAAATATGTCATAGAataaatttcttatttctgtatGTTAAATTAACATGTCAGTGGGGcatagatatttttgtttctttttataccattacaaaattgtaaaagtttccaaacatacagaagtaGGGACAATAGTATAATGATTCTCATTTGCCCATCACCAGTGTCAACGATGACCAACCACGTCGTGGCTAACCTTCTTTCAcctcctctctccacctctgGATTATTCTGAGGGAAATCCAGACTTTATATCATTTCATAGGACAATGTTACAGCAAGTCTTGATATCATTTACCAAGTTGATTCCCAGAACAGTTTACCAATTTATGATGGTACTAGGAGTTAATAGTATACTGGTTTTTCTGTAGTCCCATAAAGATTGCCTGTTGTTATTatgctttaaaagttttaataaccCGATTAGGTCTAAAATGTAATCATCAAGTTGCTTTGGTTTATGTTTCTATGATGACTGGCAAAGATAAACATTGTATAATTGTTTACAAATTAGATTTTTCcctttatgaattatttttctttgcccatttattttGGGGTTGGTGGTGGGTTTTTAAGCTCTAACCTAACCATGCCATGAGAGCTAGCCTCTTATTCAGCAACCAGGCCACAGACTAGGGTAACCCAGCTGTTACTTATCCTATAGAACAGCAGAAGTTCTGCAGTAAGTAGTTCTTGTAAAGGGAATTTCTATAAATTGGATTCCATCCTGCCCTTGACTTTCCTCATAAAAAAATAGCATTCTCACAGGGAACCTCGGAATGCTTGCTGCAGGGGAGTCAAGTTGGTAGGTATTTGTTATTCTCACTGTGACCAACCAGCAGGTGTACTTGTGGAAGGGCTGAGTTGGCTTGTGCTCTCCTCAGAGCAGCATTGTGCTTATAACCAGACAGGAGCTCTTTAGGCTGCCTTTCTTAGACACCCCAGTGCTCTGCCAGTTTCATGACAGATTGCCTTCCAGTATCTGCAGATCCTCATCATGCACAGAGCTGGCTAAAGGCCTTCTCTTTAATATGAGTGGGACTAGAGGCCAGTCAGccaatttgaaaaatagaaagagtgCTGTATATGCACAGTAAGTATTGTTTTACTCACCCTCTTTAGTGGACATTTGTTTAGCTGTCTTTTGATGTGGGCTTGAGGGCTTTTGCTTTGAGTCAGCTCCCTTGGAGTCCTCATTTCTGTCTTGTAGAGATCGTACTCATGACACATTATTGCGCTGCAGTTTCCAGGGGCAAATCCAAGAGCAGACCTCTAGATTTTGTGCTTCTAagctcccttcccccatcttttATAATTTACTCACTTCCTTGGTCTGATAGTAATTTGTAAAAGTTACCTGCCTTTATTTAGTCTTTCCTAAAGTACCTCATTTAGTTGTCATACAAACAATAtctgtctttttcactttcaCATTTTGACCATTTATGTAAAGCTTAGTTAAGTTAGATAACTACAATAAGTATTATTAGAAACATCCCCACTAACTTAGCTACCTGGTAGGGGCAGAGGTAAGCAGTAGCTGCAGGAGAGTGATCTCCTGGTCATGTGAGGGGGTCCCTGGGTGTGACCTACAGAGGGAATGCAGATTTAGATTTTTGAGGGAATCTTTTAATTAGGTCAGTTCACCAGTTCCTACAGTATCATATTTAACTGGTTGGAGTTgccaatttgtaatttttaaatttcaaagctgTGAAAGTGAATGCTACAATTCatcagttttgaaatttaaacattgCATAAAAAATCATTTGCTTCTAATACTGTTTGTTACCTGTACTTGATCAGTCCTTAGAGGTTTATAATGGTCTGATTATCCTACTCTGTGGCTTTGATTTTTCTCGCCATCGTATTTGAGGCTTTAGTGGTTGTGAGTGTACAGTAGCCTGAGGGCCTGGGTTTGCTCTTTCTGCCCTTAACTCCCTGTGCTGCCCTTTTTGCTCATCTATAAGATGGAAGATGGGGGTAACAATAAACTCAcctcataggtttgttgtgaggattaagtgagtaaCTGCATGTAAATGCTTTTGCCACTGTAAATGCTTAGACTGGGAAACAAGGTTAATTTTAGCCTTCATTATCATTGTTGGTTTCACTTCATTCTTCATCTGCCTGTACACGTTACCATTGGGCTAGTTTCTATCTCTCCTAGAGTTGAACTGTTGTTAAAGGAATAGCAGGTCAAGGAGGAAAGTTAACACTATTTATATTTGAGCAATTTAAAAGCTAGTTAGCTATTAGACAACACAGTCGTGACATATAGAAGAGAACAAACAATACATTTCCAGTTGTAAACTTTAACCATGCAAATTAAATGTTAACTTTGtttaaaagtttgctttttaGACGTTTGTCCTCTAACAAACATTTTTCCCATAAAAACTtatgattaaaaattaagaactgtacacctgaaaaatcgatgtaactttactaacaattgtcaccccaataaaaaaaaaattaaaagcaagttATATTAGCacatttaaagtttaattttaaaaatggtttgcaTAAATACTGAGAAGCCAATTAGCTTTTAAATGGATTTCTCAATTTTTAGCTTTTGTCGAGGATTCTTAACTCGATTCTCCTATTGTCTGCATGCTCTGTATCTTTCCTACTCTCCCCTATCTTCCTGTCATGCTGATAAGCATGATGTAGAGAACTCAAGTGGAAATTGGAGACTGGAGTTTGCAGCTTCATTAGGATTCTGCTCTCtcagtgtttggaactttgaACCTTCAAaagctgacatcttgattttctCTTAGTGCCATCTTAGAAATAGAGGTGTTTTCACTAGGCCAAGTCTGGTCACCCTAGCTGGTGGTGGAGGAGAACTGTGGAACACTCACTGTAGCCACCCCACCACTTCTCCAGAGGAAGACAAGGCCGTAGGAGGAGGAAGGCAAATACCAAGAAGCAATGACCTAGACTGCTCTCAGAAAGGGTCCTAGTCGAGTCAGCCATCTTTTTGAGTTGGATTTCACAAACTGCTCCttaaaggtacattttttttcttttttttaggactTTATGGACAGCAGCCTGCCAACCAAGTCATCATTCGTGAGCGGTATCAAGATAACGACAGTGATCTGGCCCTGGGCATGCTGGCAGGAGCAGCCACAGGCATGGCCTTGGGGTCTCTGTTCTGGGTCTTCTAGAGTCCTTGAAATCTGGAGGCACATGGCTTCTGATACCCCTGAGCAGTAATATTATTTGCTGGGCATTTTAGTTtgtgataaatgttttcaatagtTCTTTTGAAAGTAGTAACATGGTAGTTATAACTAATCCATATAAGTACCACAGAGAAGGCTTTGGACTGCTTTTTTAGCCAAAACATGGACTCTAGGGCACGATCTCATTTCAATAGTTTCCTTATGGAACTcttgaaatactttatttgaaCATACCtgttttgaaagacattttctttttagactTAAGTGTAGTGCTTAAGGGATAATTTATTTAGTGTTAGGCTTGTAATATGGTGAtgtatgagtgagtgagtgcatGATTGTGGCAAGAAAAACAGCAGCTTCTTTTGGTTTAACATCAGACTTTCAAACCTCAGACCAGAACTAGCTGCATGTTACTTCAGTTTTGGGCTGATAAGCCAGCAGGGGACTTCTTCCCATGATAGTTCCAGGGCCTCGGGGGCTTTGCAGGACTCCAGCAAGTCTGACAGCTCAGGATGATGGGTGAGGGTGGGCcaatcttccttttaaaatgatgCTTCTTCTTTGGTCTTACTTATTTGGTTTTGGTAGCAATCCTTGGGAAAAACACCAAATTTGGAATTGACTTGAACCTCAAAGTTTTAGggctttatcttttaaaacttgaagaaagcaaaacacaaacaagTATGTGGAGGTAGATTTGTTTTATTCAGAGTcattgtgcttttagtgtcagcTTGGAGTATTTTTATTGCCGCCTCAGCCTACTTATAgcttatttttctgcttctgaagAAAGTCATATTGAAGGAATGGTAAGGAAAATAGAATGGGAGTCATAGTTCGTGTTACTGCTGAGGCCTGGCAGGGACTGCATGCACAGAGGACTCTTTTTCCATCCCCTTGAAGCCTGTTAAAGAGCAGGTGCCCTGTCCTGCACAGCATTGGGACACTGTGGCTACCTTTCAAGTACTGGGGTGTGTGATGCCTCGGTGATAGCATGGTGGGGGCTCCTTGGACCATAACTGTCGGGGAGATTCTGAGGGTAGGTGGGGAATGAGGCCTAAAGACATGCATCACCTGCTCAAGATACCACCCAACTTGACCAGGGCACCAGCCTGATTTTCATTCCTAACTCAAATGCCCTAGAGAAGCTTAAACCATTTAATTTTGAGCCCCAATTATGTGTGAGCTCTGGAAAACCCACAGTCCcgcatttttgttatttcttatttctttaactatgtgcatttttaaagctCCTAGTTATTCAAGCTTTCTGTCCCGCATACTTTAAAAAGGTACTTTCACAAATGCAGTGTAGCAAGATGAAGGTCCCTCCTCCTACACTCCAGGTAGCCCTATTTTCCATAAAATACACTCCTAGTAGcccaaattctgtttttattttgtatggcTGGCTGTATACATACTCTCTTGTTTTACTAGTCAACTGACTCCATCCCTGAGGCTTACTTAAACACATCTTCATGTGAAAACAGATGTCAAACAGAGTTTGTGGTGACAATTGATCTGTTTTCCTAGCCAATTCTAGTGGATTTTTTGATACTGGAGAGAATCTGTTTCCAGTTGAAAGGAAATGTACTTGACTTCTCGTTTTTGGGTGTTTGAAATGGCAGAAAATTGCCAAATGTGATGCATGACAACACTAGTTTTGATGgttaaaaatattgcttttgtGACTTTACATCCTGTGTAATAAGAAGGGCTTTTTCAGATGGTAATCATTTATTAAAGTTGTATGCTTTACTTATAGAAATTAAGCACAGTTTTTAATGTTGCATTGGGGTATTTATTTTGAGCTTGAAATTACTAGAATCACAGAGTATTGAGTTATGGCAGTGAAATGCCCTGGATGCAAACAGTCTCTCTGTGTTCCTTTGACTGCGCTCTGACTGAAGGGGCACATGTGGACTAAAGCTTGGGCACATGTGTATGCCCCCATACCCCTGTCTGCAGTGGGGTCAAGCCCCATGGGCAGCCATAGTTGAGCCTCAAAAATCACTGTCACTGCGGACTTGATCCTAATATGAAATGCATCCTGGGTATAAAGATGGGCTGAGACGTTTCATTACCCTGGTCCCATCTCCCATAGATGCCAACTGTTTGATCGCGTCACTTAGCTCATCCTAAATCAAGAAGTTATATGAGTTGGAAGCAACTTGTTCAGGTATGAGTATTTTGCTTccatttgtactttaaaataatgtacCTGGAAGAAGTTGGTCCATGGCATTGTGCACATTCCAATCTAATTGTTTCTTAGCTCTTCTTTTAATTCATTGAGTTAACTTTAGGGACTATATAGTAAGGAGAAGGGAGACACACCAGTCGCTGTGTTTCAGATCATCATTCATGAAACAGGCCAGACCAGTACTCAAGATCTGGATCATATGGAGAAGTTCCTGCAATTGAGACAGAATGACCCAAGATTATTTTTTACATCAATTGTGATCGTGTGTAATCTTTTGTTCTCCTTCCCAAGTTTATGTAGACACAGGCATGGAATGCGGCTCAACTTTTTCCCCCTagagttgatttttgtttctgattgCTTCCCTGTCTAGTATTCTGTTGTGCCCACAGAACCTATTTTTCCCTGTATATGCAAATTGTATGTTTATaagtaaaaatgataatacattaAATGATGCTAACCTTAAAGCATGtttcattgtgatttcttttttttcattaatttatttaaactaaaaaaacaacaaaaatttttcacccatttctcctagctgctccccccaccccaccccacccccacacacacctctggcaactaccaacttgtttttgttactgttttttttaactactttGTGGTAACACACTGTCGTCTTTTCCTGCTGCGTTGCGGGCAACAAGAATCCCATTTTTAGAGCGTTCCTTAAGTGTTAGGGACTGTATTGTCACATTAGAAAACAAGAACATTCAATTCCTATAGTAACTCTGTAAGGCAGGTAAGCCAAGTTATATTGGatgaaactgaaactcagaagtTACATAGTTTTCTCAGGAGCACATAGGTAATAGGTGAAATGAATTTATAACATTCTGTTTCCCTGTGCCAGGTGCACATAGGAATGTAATTTCCCCAAGAACATGTAGGTGGCATATGTAATCATACTTTTAAGATGACTGTTAGAAAACTAACAGTATCaactaaataaatgagcaaactaaacagaaatagtctcagagatatagaggaaaaactgatggtggTTATAATAGTTGGGAGGGgattggggatgagggagaaggtgaggggattaaaaatcaaattggtATTCATagtattgccacggggatatgaaagacagtttggggaatataattaataatgttgtaaagattttgtaggggatCAGAATGGCACTtgtcttatcagggagaccacttcacagACTGTAGATGTTTGATCACTgcctgtacatctgaagctgaagctgaataatattgaatgtcaactataatatatccatagtcatgggatgtggagtagagcataaggaatagaatCAGTAGaactataacagctatatacgatattagaggggtagtagattgagggaggggggttgtcattttgtgaggggtgaaatgtccattacattgttttgtatacctgaaattaaaaaaaaaagaaaacattatcttCTTCAATCAGATCCACTTTGCAGTGTGGGTCCAATAACTACTGCAATATCTTTGGGTACCTAACttcatgttatttgttttttttttaattattttaaattagttccTGAATTCAGTTTCCTCTGGGCTAGCTTTTCTGTTTATCTTACCTGTTGTAGACTTTGAATGATGATGCATGATTGCCTGCTATAGTTTAAGATGAGGAGTCTCATACTAGAAACTCTGggtctctttatttctttagaaaagaatcCTCTAATATTTTGCCTGGAGACAGTTATTTCTGGACGTGGGGGAGGGCAGACACTCTACACATACTTTGTAGCCCCT contains:
- the PLEKHB2 gene encoding pleckstrin homology domain-containing family B member 2 isoform X6; the protein is MMTKLGRVSRIRSTCQLTASTSVQGTNVGAYVGSEVMYDDTAVASSPPPYTAYAAPNPEQAYGYGPYNGAYPPGTQVVYAANGQAYAVPYRYPYVGLYGQQPANQVIIRERYQDNDSDLALGMLAGAATGMALGSLFWVF